A genomic window from Montipora capricornis isolate CH-2021 chromosome 8, ASM3666992v2, whole genome shotgun sequence includes:
- the LOC138013891 gene encoding G2/M phase-specific E3 ubiquitin-protein ligase-like — MKNLYSPTSIHPVVTKIVEKYTKNSFALTLFPGEVIDCPNRNQGHSTPPRTQSQSTTHESSRQHSEASDQLPRQLDTTSGPLASTSNSMSLKETDNTDLFYSSLFDDQITIEVDSDNEQTTDTFREVEVRSIAPHLSLQEILSDLARGISENKISKFNICRNDIWEGTKRGLTRKYFSPGNKISVRFSDDSGRSEGAVDLGGPTREFLTLVIDWLANSQLFCGPREAKFLSCNAACLDNSEYLYAGKITALSLVHGGPGLHFFSPCLYDALVNGVDKAQATLDDVYDPELKSSLQKLSQAQAVPDAYEMMSRNNLDTILELAGTLNCVKSIKDIDKIVQQTAHWYTLGRAWPALEQFKQGLSDMGVLEAITSNPNAFTVAFCHFPEELDALTFSGMLIVLYSEEGSNKRATENVILSYWHDYLQDAEDGETMVTLSDVLFFTSGLKQLPPMRLGWDLSLGFLHDPDNDNNLSPYPKANTCGPVLQLPIVHKSYDAFKDAMNFAIGNSKGFGFS, encoded by the coding sequence CCCGGAGAAGTTATTGACTGCCCCAATCGAAACCAAGGACATTCAACACCACCAAGAACACAATCCCAGAGTACAACACATGAATCATCGAGACAACACAGTGAGGCAAGTGACCAATTACCAAGGCAACTGGATACGACAAGTGGCCCATTAGCAAGTACCTCTAATTCAATGTCCTTGAAGGAAACAGACAATACAGATCTTTTCTATAGCTCCTTGTTTGATGATCAAATAACTATAGAGGTGGACTCTGATAACGAGCAAACTACTGATACATTTAGAGAAGTAGAAGTAAGAAGCATAGCACCTCACTTGTCGTTACAAGAAATTTTGTCAGACTTAGCTAGGGGAAtcagtgaaaacaaaatttccaaATTTAACATCTGCAGAAATGATATTTGGGAGGGCACAAAAAGAGGATTAACAAGGAAATATTTTTCTCCTGGTAATAAGATATCTGTACGATTCAGTGATGATTCTGGGAGATCTGAAGGTGCTGTGGATTTGGGTGGACCTACACGGGAATTCCTCACTCTTGTCATAGACTGGCTGGCTAATTCTCAACTTTTCTGTGGGCCAAGGGAAGCAAAGTTTTTATCATGTAATGCTGCCTGTTTAGACAACTCGGAGTACCTGTATGCTGGGAAGATAACTGCTTTGTCTCTTGTCCATGGGGGCCCAGGGCTTCACTTTTTTTCGCCTTGTCTCTATGATGCTTTGGTCAATGGTGTAGATAAAGCACAGGCAACTTTAGACGATGTTTATGATCCTGAGCTAAAATCATCACTACAGAAGCTTTCTCAAGCTCAGGCAGTTCCAGATGCCTACGAAATGATGTCACGTAACAATCTTGACACCATTTTGGAGTTAGCGGGCACCCTTAACTGCGTAAAGTCCATTAAGGACATTGACAAAATCGTCCAACAAACAGCCCATTGGTACACTTTGGGACGGGCGTGGCCAGCATTAGAGCAGTTTAAACAGGGATTATCAGATATGGGTGTGTTAGAAGCAATAACAAGTAATCCCAATGCTTTTACTGTAGCTTTCTGCCACTTTCCAGAGGAACTAGATGCACTAACATTCAGTGGTATGCTCATTGTTCTATACAGTGAAGAAGGGTCAAACAAACGAGCAACAGAAAATGTAATCTTGTCTTATTGGCACGATTACTTGCAAGATGCAGAAGATGGTGAAACGATGGTCACCTTAAGTGATGTGCTATTTTTCACTTCTGGGTTGAAACAATTACCGCCAATGCGACTGGGATGGGACTTATCTCTTGGGTTTCTTCATGATCCAGATAACGATAACAATTTATCCCCGTATCCAAAGGCAAATACATGTGGGCCCGTACTGCAGTTACCCATTGTTCACAAATCATATGACGCTTTTAAAGATGCAATGAATTTTGCAATTGGAAACAGTAAAGGGTTTGGTTTTAGTTAA